Proteins encoded together in one Candidatus Binataceae bacterium window:
- a CDS encoding Rrf2 family transcriptional regulator — translation MSLMQIPRKIEYALRAMIHLADHPEGVARGLEIARAERIPKYYLEKVIRDLMRGGLVRARRGPGGGYYLGRSAATISFREIIEAVEGPITLNLCVDGAVSCDLQPSCRMYRVWEQGQRVLLDVFAHTNLSEVASSRPRNAPFVASVRGATAPPSPINSAT, via the coding sequence ATGAGCCTGATGCAGATACCGCGCAAAATCGAGTACGCCCTCCGCGCGATGATTCACCTTGCCGACCATCCCGAGGGCGTCGCGCGCGGCCTCGAAATTGCCCGCGCCGAGCGCATCCCCAAGTACTACCTCGAGAAAGTCATTCGCGATCTGATGCGCGGGGGACTGGTGCGCGCGCGGCGCGGACCCGGCGGCGGCTACTACCTCGGCCGCTCCGCCGCGACCATCTCCTTCCGCGAAATAATCGAGGCGGTCGAAGGCCCCATCACCCTCAACCTCTGCGTCGACGGCGCGGTCTCCTGCGATCTGCAGCCGAGCTGCCGGATGTACCGGGTGTGGGAGCAGGGGCAGCGCGTCCTGCTCGACGTCTTCGCCCATACCAACCTGAGTGAAGTCGCCTCCTCGCGCCCGCGCAACGCCCCGTTTGTCGCTTCCGTGCGCGGCGCGACCGCTCCGCCGTCCCCCATTAACTCGGCGACTTGA
- a CDS encoding helix-turn-helix domain-containing protein, producing MKARTPRVDRRTPSHTVAEPDPKSHSGFVKRLKTVIRDAESILALAAKAGVSDSTIHLWLKDSEPSRKKLIDLAEAAGVSVEWLATGRGEMKADLVPEGYVVIDSTTNIGEPGKPKGELHGVAQLAFQLNLLRSLPGSPKPETLFLTHANGDAMAPTIQDSDLVLVNFADDRRMLRDGLYAVILLGPPPVFLIRRIQLEGTGSFHIICDNPVYMPYKMPIRAYADAIFSRVVWFARTLDG from the coding sequence ATGAAGGCAAGAACTCCGAGAGTAGACAGGCGAACGCCGAGTCACACGGTCGCCGAGCCCGATCCGAAAAGTCATTCCGGCTTCGTCAAACGGCTAAAAACAGTGATCCGTGATGCGGAAAGCATTCTTGCCCTCGCCGCTAAGGCCGGAGTCTCCGACAGCACGATCCATCTTTGGCTGAAGGACTCAGAGCCGAGTCGTAAAAAACTGATCGATCTAGCGGAAGCCGCGGGAGTTTCAGTCGAATGGCTGGCAACTGGCAGAGGCGAGATGAAGGCCGACCTGGTTCCGGAAGGCTATGTCGTTATAGATTCGACCACGAATATCGGCGAACCGGGAAAGCCTAAAGGCGAGCTCCACGGCGTCGCTCAACTAGCCTTCCAACTTAATTTGCTGCGAAGCTTACCTGGTTCACCTAAGCCGGAGACGCTGTTCCTCACTCACGCAAACGGCGACGCGATGGCGCCCACCATCCAAGACAGCGATCTTGTGCTGGTGAACTTCGCCGATGATCGCCGGATGCTTCGCGACGGTCTGTATGCCGTCATTTTACTCGGGCCGCCTCCAGTTTTTTTGATCCGCCGTATCCAGCTCGAGGGCACCGGGAGCTTTCACATTATATGTGACAACCCGGTTTACATGCCCTACAAGATGCCGATCAGAGCATACGCCGACGCTATTTTCTCTCGCGTCGTTTGGTTTGCGCGGACCCTTGACGGCTAA
- a CDS encoding riboflavin synthase, which yields MFTGIIEDLGTIERLDQSADGAVVTIRTRLPLARIAIGESIAVNGCCLTVTKKTRGAFTMDVSPESLRRTVLGALKVGDRVNLERCLTLEKLLGGHMVSGHVDGVGRIVSITPEGDSRLYTFAAPPLVARYLVEKGSVAIDGISLTVFDICASGAKAAERSEHASLRAASKLLAGDAQPNLGAAAKFSVALIPHTLKMTTLGFKQPGDAVNLESDMLVKYVERIAAPYLHNGRAAKSPIAATARKLISGGRP from the coding sequence TTGTTCACCGGCATCATCGAAGACCTCGGCACCATCGAGCGCCTCGACCAATCCGCCGACGGCGCGGTCGTCACGATTCGCACCCGCCTGCCGCTCGCGCGTATCGCAATCGGTGAGTCGATCGCGGTCAACGGATGCTGCCTGACCGTCACCAAAAAAACTCGCGGCGCCTTCACCATGGATGTCTCGCCCGAGTCGCTGCGCCGCACGGTTCTGGGCGCGCTCAAGGTCGGCGACCGCGTCAATCTCGAACGCTGTCTGACGCTCGAAAAACTGCTCGGCGGTCATATGGTCTCGGGCCACGTCGACGGCGTCGGCCGCATCGTTTCGATCACCCCCGAGGGTGATTCGCGGCTCTACACCTTTGCCGCGCCGCCGCTCGTCGCGCGCTACCTCGTCGAGAAAGGTTCGGTCGCCATCGACGGCATCAGCCTCACCGTCTTTGATATATGCGCTAGCGGAGCGAAGGCTGCTGAGCGGAGCGAGCACGCGAGTCTGCGAGCTGCGTCAAAACTCTTAGCTGGCGACGCACAGCCGAATCTGGGCGCGGCGGCAAAATTCTCCGTCGCGCTGATCCCGCACACCCTCAAGATGACCACGCTCGGTTTCAAGCAGCCGGGCGACGCGGTCAATCTTGAGAGCGACATGCTGGTCAAATACGTCGAGCGCATCGCCGCCCCATATCTGCATAATGGCCGCGCCGCGAAATCACCGATCGCCGCGACGGCGCGCAAGCTGATCAGCGGAGGCCGGCCATGA